Part of the Spirochaetia bacterium 38H-sp genome, TACTTTAAAAAAGGAAAACCTCCTGCGCACAAAAGCCAGCAACATTCCAGAAAAAGACTATTAAAAAAGACATGCACTGCGCACACCCATCAAAAAACTGTGTAGCATTACACGCTTACATACAGCATCACAATCAAAGCCGCAAAAACCGTAGATATAAAAGACAGAGACAAATAATAAAGAAAAAGCCCCTATGCCAAGCCCAAAGCCTTTTTCTGTGCTGCAAAAATACGCTCTATCCCGTCTTCTGCAAAATCCAGCATCCTCTCAAGCTGCTCGCGGGAAAAAGCTCCGTGCTCCCCATTTCCCTGAACCTCTACAATCAAATTATCCAGCATCACCACATTAAAATCCACCTGAGCAACACTATCATGAGCATAATCCAGATCAAGCACATACTCCCCATCCACAATACCCACACTCACAGCAGCAACCTGACCAGCAACAAGCTCGCTCACATCCCTATCAGAAGAAGCAGCAAGAGAGCCAAGCGCCTGATACAACGCCACCCAGCCCCCGCTTATCGCAGCAGTACGCGTACCTCCATCAGCCTGCAAAACATCACAGTCCACATATACAGTGTACTCGCCAAGCCGGTCCATATGCACAGCAGCCCTCAGCGACCTACCTATAAACCGTTGAATCTCAACCGAGCGACTATCTCTCTCCCTCCTCTTGCGGCCACCTGGAACACTGGCAGGAAGCATAGCATACTCGGCAGTAACCCAGCCCTTCTCAGTCCCCTCAAGAAAAGGAGGCACACCCTCCTGCAAAGAAGCAGTACACAAAACCCTGGTATTACCAAAAGAAGCAATACATGACCCATCCGCAAAAGAAACTACACCGCACTCAAAACTAACATCTCTCATACCACCAATCCTAAAAAGCAACACAATAACTGTCAACAGCAAAATCCATAAAAACCGCCATTATACAAGCCTATCCTTTTCTTACTCCAGATAGGACACAACATGAAAAAACATAGGAGCACATACATTCTAAGCTTGCATAAAATAAAAGAAAATACACAACCCAGCACAACAAAAAGCAAGAAACCAATTACTTGCCCGCAGAAAAAAAACAATATATAGTAAAAACACGATAGAAGGAGAAAACAATGGACAACAAGACGAGGAAAACAATAGAACAATTTCAAAAGACAGAAACAACAGAACACTACGTATACAAAAAACTCGCAGCAACAATAAAAGGAGAAAACCGCAAAATACTAGAAAAAATAGCGGATGACGAAGAAAAACACGCAAAAATATGGCAAAAATACACAGGCAAAAACACAAAACCATCAAAACTAAAGGCATTCTTCTACATAATACTTGCAAAACTCATAAGCTTTACCTTTGCCATAAAATTGATGGAAAAAAACGAGGAAAAAGCAGAAAAAGCCTATAAAACAATAATAGAAGAAATCCCGGAAGCAAAAACAATCATGCAGGAAGAAAACCAGCACGAAGAACAACTCACAGCCATGCTGGACGAAGAACGACTGGACTACATAGGCTCAATGGTACTAGGAATAAACGACGCACTAGTAGAACTCACAGGCGCACTTGCAGGCCTAAGCTTTGCACTACAAAACACCAGCCTCATAGGACTGACAGGCCTCATAACAGGCATATCCGCATCACTATCCATGGCAGCATCAGAGTATCTCTCAACCCGCTCTGAAAAAACAGGAAAATCCCCGATAAAAGCAGCCCTGTATACAGGCAGCATCTACCTGATGACAGTAATACTCCTAGTACTCCCCTACTTCCTTTTTGAATCATACATGACAGCCCTTGCAGTAACACTTGCAACAGCAATACTCATAATACTGATCTTTACATTCTTCATAAGCATAGTAAAAGAAGAAAAACTCATAAAACTATTTCTTGAGATGACACTCGTAAGCCTGGGAGTAGCAATAGCATCATTTGGCATAGGAATACTGGCAAGAACACTATTCAACATAGAAATACAATAAACCGAACGGTTTACCTGCGCCATATCTGTAAAAACATAAAGAAAGGCGCAGGCAAACCTGCCTCTGGCAGATAAAAGCAAAAACAAAAAGAAACTATCTCTTATCAGAAGGAGAATACCTTAGCTCAGAA contains:
- the rph gene encoding ribonuclease PH is translated as MRDVSFECGVVSFADGSCIASFGNTRVLCTASLQEGVPPFLEGTEKGWVTAEYAMLPASVPGGRKRRERDSRSVEIQRFIGRSLRAAVHMDRLGEYTVYVDCDVLQADGGTRTAAISGGWVALYQALGSLAASSDRDVSELVAGQVAAVSVGIVDGEYVLDLDYAHDSVAQVDFNVVMLDNLIVEVQGNGEHGAFSREQLERMLDFAEDGIERIFAAQKKALGLA
- a CDS encoding VIT1/CCC1 transporter family protein gives rise to the protein MDNKTRKTIEQFQKTETTEHYVYKKLAATIKGENRKILEKIADDEEKHAKIWQKYTGKNTKPSKLKAFFYIILAKLISFTFAIKLMEKNEEKAEKAYKTIIEEIPEAKTIMQEENQHEEQLTAMLDEERLDYIGSMVLGINDALVELTGALAGLSFALQNTSLIGLTGLITGISASLSMAASEYLSTRSEKTGKSPIKAALYTGSIYLMTVILLVLPYFLFESYMTALAVTLATAILIILIFTFFISIVKEEKLIKLFLEMTLVSLGVAIASFGIGILARTLFNIEIQ